A stretch of Scandinavium goeteborgense DNA encodes these proteins:
- the tnpB gene encoding IS66 family insertion sequence element accessory protein TnpB (TnpB, as the term is used for proteins encoded by IS66 family insertion elements, is considered an accessory protein, since TnpC, encoded by a neighboring gene, is a DDE family transposase.): MIPLPSGTKIWLVAGITDMRNGFNGLAAKVQTALKDDPMSGHVFIFRGRSGSQVKLLWSTGDGLCLLTKRLERGRFAWPSARDGKVFLTPAQLAMLMEGIDWRQPKRLLTSLTML, translated from the coding sequence ATGATCCCGTTACCTTCCGGGACCAAAATCTGGCTGGTTGCCGGCATCACCGACATGCGCAACGGCTTCAACGGGCTGGCTGCAAAAGTGCAGACGGCGCTGAAAGACGATCCGATGTCCGGCCACGTCTTCATCTTTCGGGGCCGCAGTGGCAGCCAGGTCAAACTGCTCTGGTCAACCGGTGACGGGCTGTGTCTGCTCACGAAACGGCTGGAGCGTGGGCGCTTCGCCTGGCCGTCGGCCCGCGATGGAAAAGTGTTCCTGACCCCGGCACAGCTGGCGATGCTGATGGAAGGCATCGACTGGCGGCAGCCAAAGCGGTTGCTGACATCCCTGACCATGCTGTAA
- a CDS encoding pentapeptide repeat-containing protein, which produces MLYEHERWVFSKNEEGQRLHLNEKDLNGMYFSSANMRGGILTNCNMQNTVMRYANFRSALLNNTDFSNADLRGADLRGANLTGCNLYRTQLYGCDLREAKLPVNSFMIHHGNDFIFYFNDVSVLVNKDFYTLDDCMEMQTVNAAIKTVLEALTNNNNRVG; this is translated from the coding sequence ATGCTATATGAGCATGAGAGATGGGTGTTCTCAAAAAATGAAGAGGGTCAACGACTTCATTTAAATGAGAAGGATCTAAATGGTATGTATTTTTCCAGTGCAAATATGCGCGGCGGCATCCTTACAAACTGCAATATGCAGAATACAGTTATGCGCTACGCGAATTTCCGTAGCGCGTTGTTAAATAATACAGACTTCAGCAACGCGGATTTACGTGGTGCTGATTTACGAGGAGCCAATTTAACTGGATGTAACCTGTACCGGACGCAATTGTATGGATGTGATTTAAGGGAAGCGAAGTTGCCAGTGAATTCATTTATGATTCATCATGGGAACGATTTCATATTTTATTTCAACGATGTGTCAGTTTTGGTTAACAAAGATTTCTATACACTAGATGATTGTATGGAAATGCAAACTGTCAATGCTGCTATCAAAACCGTATTAGAGGCGCTAACAAATAATAATAATAGGGTAGGGTAG
- a CDS encoding helix-turn-helix domain-containing protein, protein MLAVNDAFERMDLSPLIDIIIAEGVKISLPMSESFIIPDDRIYFIIEGNVSVSVRSDDFILARIFKHIPLGLVEQYFESIELDYFSNVDTQIFSISIVQWESMVSMGGEISIIATKILSRMIAALVEVYSERNAETHYIVIRSLLYRYIHQFSRGMIHKESISAYITERTKISRSHTFKILQELKIGKYITVDKGILISINRELPLQF, encoded by the coding sequence ATGCTTGCTGTTAACGATGCATTTGAAAGAATGGACTTGAGCCCATTAATTGACATAATCATCGCCGAAGGCGTTAAAATTTCACTTCCCATGAGCGAATCGTTTATTATTCCTGATGATAGGATTTATTTCATTATTGAGGGTAACGTATCTGTTTCAGTTAGGTCTGATGATTTTATTCTCGCAAGAATTTTCAAGCACATCCCGCTTGGCTTGGTTGAACAGTATTTTGAATCAATAGAACTTGATTATTTTTCGAATGTTGATACACAAATTTTCAGCATTAGCATTGTTCAATGGGAATCAATGGTTAGTATGGGGGGTGAAATAAGCATTATAGCAACAAAAATACTGTCACGCATGATAGCTGCATTGGTTGAAGTTTATAGTGAGAGGAATGCCGAAACACATTACATTGTGATTCGTTCCCTTTTGTATCGATATATACATCAGTTCTCTCGGGGTATGATTCATAAAGAAAGCATTTCGGCATACATTACCGAAAGGACAAAAATTTCCCGTAGTCATACATTTAAAATACTGCAAGAACTAAAAATAGGTAAATATATTACTGTTGACAAAGGAATTCTCATCTCAATTAATAGAGAACTCCCTCTTCAGTTTTAA
- the tnpA gene encoding IS66-like element accessory protein TnpA has translation MLKNVTPGRRKGCPNYSPEFKQQLVAASCEPGISISKLALENGINANLLFKWRQQWREGKLLLPSSESPQLLPVTLDASSVQPELTAEGPEALSISCEVTFRHGTLRLNGTVSEKLLTLLIQELKR, from the coding sequence ATGCTGAAAAATGTGACTCCCGGCAGGCGTAAGGGCTGCCCTAATTATTCTCCTGAGTTTAAGCAGCAGCTTGTTGCTGCCTCCTGCGAACCCGGTATCTCCATCTCAAAACTGGCGCTCGAAAATGGCATTAACGCCAATCTGTTGTTCAAATGGCGCCAACAATGGCGTGAGGGAAAGCTGCTATTACCTTCCTCAGAGAGTCCTCAGCTACTCCCTGTGACTCTCGATGCCTCCTCCGTACAGCCAGAACTAACCGCTGAGGGCCCGGAGGCTCTCAGTATCAGCTGTGAGGTAACGTTCCGGCACGGGACGCTTCGCCTCAACGGCACCGTCAGCGAAAAGCTCCTGACTCTGCTGATACAGGAACTGAAGCGATGA
- a CDS encoding IS3 family transposase (programmed frameshift) — protein sequence MRKIRFTEHQIIAVLKSVEAGRTVKDVCREAAISEASYYNWKAKYGGMEAADIKKIKDLEDENRRLKQMFADLSLECRALKDVIEKKPLKPAINRELVSYLTVHFTMSIRQACRMLSLSRTVFRYQPETRRDEPVILALTELAERYPRYGFKKLFQVLRRQGNAWNHKRVHRIYCLLKLNFRRKGKQRLPVRNPAPLATPEALNQSWSIDFMHDALTCGRRFRTFNVVDDFNREALAIEIDLNIPAQRVVRVLDRIVANRGYPLKMRMDNGPELISLTLAQWAEEHGVMLEFIKPGKPTQNAFIERFNRTYRTEILDFYLFRTLNEAREITERWLNEYNSERPHESLNNLTPEEYRLMAEKPEISKSAWN from the exons ATGCGTAAGATCCGATTCACCGAGCACCAGATCATCGCCGTCCTGAAATCAGTCGAAGCGGGCAGGACCGTCAAAGATGTGTGCCGCGAGGCCGCAATTTCCGAAGCCAGCTACTACAACTGGAAGGCGAAATATGGCGGGATGGAGGCCGCTGATATCAAAAAAATCAAAGATCTTGAGGACGAGAATCGTCGTCTCAAACAGATGTTTGCCGATCTGAGTCTGGAATGCCGGGCGCTGAAAGACGTCATCGAAAAAAAGC CTTTAAAACCAGCGATAAATCGTGAGCTCGTCAGCTATCTGACCGTACATTTTACGATGAGCATACGCCAGGCATGCAGGATGTTATCGCTGAGCAGGACGGTGTTTCGTTATCAACCGGAGACACGACGTGATGAACCGGTGATCCTGGCGTTGACTGAACTGGCAGAACGCTATCCGCGATACGGATTTAAGAAGCTTTTTCAGGTGCTTCGCAGGCAAGGTAACGCCTGGAACCACAAGCGTGTACACCGGATTTACTGTCTGCTGAAACTGAACTTTCGTCGTAAAGGAAAGCAACGTCTACCGGTGCGCAATCCGGCTCCACTTGCGACACCTGAGGCACTTAACCAGAGCTGGTCGATTGATTTTATGCACGACGCGCTGACATGTGGCCGACGTTTTCGGACTTTCAACGTCGTGGATGATTTTAACCGCGAGGCTCTGGCGATAGAAATTGACCTGAATATCCCGGCGCAGCGGGTTGTGCGGGTGCTGGACAGGATAGTGGCAAACCGTGGATATCCGCTAAAGATGCGGATGGATAATGGGCCGGAACTGATCTCACTGACTCTGGCGCAATGGGCTGAAGAGCATGGTGTGATGCTGGAATTTATCAAGCCGGGTAAGCCGACGCAGAACGCCTTTATCGAACGATTTAACCGAACATACCGGACCGAAATACTGGATTTTTATCTGTTCAGAACGCTGAACGAAGCACGGGAAATAACGGAACGCTGGCTGAACGAATACAACAGTGAGCGGCCCCATGAATCCCTGAATAACCTGACACCGGAAGAGTACCGGCTGATGGCTGAGAAACCAGAAATCTCAAAAAGTGCGTGGAACTAA
- a CDS encoding fimbria/pilus periplasmic chaperone: MNKKHLAIIGGLAGMLYTQFASAAIALDRTRIIYDGANRSVSVAVSNENKDLPYLAQSWLEDDKGNKISTPIAALPPIQRIDAGGKSQIKLQALPEVNSLPQDRESVYYFNLREIPPRSNKPNTLQIALQTRIKLFYRPKAIAVKQSDAPWQEKLTLSYAGGKAVAKNPTAYYVTLIDVKKNGKTIEGFQPMMVPPKGEATIPGNSSDLGNAPVLTYVNDFGGRPTMKLQCNAGQCHVVESTNN; the protein is encoded by the coding sequence ATGAACAAAAAACATTTAGCTATCATTGGTGGTTTAGCTGGAATGCTATACACACAATTCGCCTCAGCAGCTATAGCTCTTGATCGAACTCGTATTATCTACGATGGTGCAAATCGCTCTGTTTCTGTGGCGGTTTCAAATGAGAATAAGGACTTGCCATATTTAGCCCAGTCATGGCTGGAAGATGATAAGGGTAATAAAATATCTACTCCGATTGCCGCACTACCCCCAATTCAGCGCATTGATGCCGGTGGTAAGAGCCAGATTAAGCTTCAGGCGCTTCCTGAGGTGAACTCTCTTCCTCAGGATAGAGAGTCGGTGTATTATTTTAACCTTCGTGAAATTCCACCAAGGAGTAACAAACCGAATACGTTACAAATTGCACTCCAAACACGTATCAAATTGTTCTATCGCCCGAAAGCAATTGCTGTTAAACAATCAGATGCACCATGGCAGGAAAAACTAACATTGTCTTATGCAGGTGGCAAAGCTGTAGCTAAAAATCCAACCGCATATTACGTAACATTAATTGATGTTAAAAAGAATGGTAAGACAATCGAAGGGTTTCAGCCAATGATGGTTCCACCGAAAGGGGAAGCAACCATTCCAGGAAATAGCAGTGATTTGGGAAATGCACCAGTATTAACATATGTTAATGATTTTGGTGGGCGACCAACAATGAAGCTTCAGTGTAATGCCGGGCAATGTCATGTCGTGGAAAGCACTAATAATTAA
- a CDS encoding fimbrial protein: protein MLKTLLSFSVAFSLSLSAYANPPADNWDVDGEHGEIYVTGQMTEGACQLDMGSALQEISLGDVSTQQLKNIGERSAPVTFQLRLRNCVRVHSSQTNERTDSKAWSEGQPVISVTFLAPADADNPQLVKVQGKSISGVGLRITDELHRDIQLGSRSQPIFLTPRNDTLTYYVSPERTQAPLNADAYSATVNFRLNYD from the coding sequence ATGCTAAAAACACTGCTATCTTTCTCTGTTGCTTTCTCCCTCTCATTATCGGCCTACGCTAACCCGCCGGCCGATAACTGGGATGTAGATGGTGAGCATGGTGAAATTTATGTCACAGGGCAAATGACTGAAGGTGCTTGCCAACTTGATATGGGATCTGCGCTACAAGAAATTTCATTAGGTGACGTTTCTACGCAACAATTAAAAAATATTGGCGAGAGGTCAGCTCCAGTGACTTTCCAACTACGCCTGCGCAATTGTGTTAGGGTGCATTCTTCTCAAACGAATGAGCGCACGGACAGTAAAGCATGGAGTGAAGGCCAGCCAGTAATTTCAGTAACGTTTCTCGCGCCTGCAGATGCAGATAATCCCCAATTAGTCAAAGTTCAAGGGAAATCTATCTCTGGTGTAGGGTTGCGTATTACTGATGAACTTCACCGAGATATTCAGTTGGGAAGCAGGAGTCAACCAATATTTTTAACTCCTAGAAATGACACCTTAACATACTATGTTTCTCCTGAAAGAACGCAGGCACCGCTTAACGCAGATGCGTACTCCGCTACTGTAAATTTTAGACTCAATTATGACTAG
- a CDS encoding fimbrial protein — MRRKIIPLILLLGLSSLANAKDSGHGTVNMEGSIIDSACAVDTKSRYQVVDMHSQPLSEMISDGRAYDYPFSIHLINCSLVHAGHQTESWQAFQVTFDGKVDGDNFGLDGDAEGISLQIHDDGGNVSHPGIAMPARSLKPGDMTLNYTMSLISNDKGLKSGSFHTTVRYKLDYY; from the coding sequence ATGCGTCGGAAAATAATTCCGCTAATTTTGTTACTTGGGTTGTCATCCCTTGCCAACGCTAAAGATTCTGGGCATGGGACTGTTAATATGGAAGGCTCAATTATCGACTCGGCATGTGCAGTGGATACGAAGAGTAGATATCAGGTTGTTGATATGCACTCTCAGCCTCTGAGCGAAATGATTAGTGATGGCAGAGCATATGACTACCCATTTTCAATACATCTAATTAATTGCTCACTCGTACACGCGGGGCATCAAACAGAAAGCTGGCAAGCCTTCCAGGTTACATTCGATGGAAAAGTAGATGGAGATAATTTTGGCTTGGATGGTGACGCAGAAGGAATCTCATTGCAGATACATGATGATGGCGGGAATGTCTCACATCCCGGCATCGCTATGCCTGCCAGGAGTTTAAAACCAGGTGATATGACATTAAATTATACAATGAGTCTGATTAGTAATGACAAAGGTCTAAAATCAGGAAGTTTTCATACTACGGTTCGATATAAATTAGACTACTACTGA
- a CDS encoding fimbrial protein, producing MKFAKLALVVCMSVAGMNSALAAGPSGDAPTGVDQGHGQITFTGSIIDAPCSISPESQDQTVPLGEISSAALKDGGTSTAVPFTIDLDNCDTSGLTDKTVSVTFTGAASDVGTNLLALNGDAKGAGIGIKDVAGNDIVLGTATDPQNVNDSNNQLHFSAFLQGDNASGAIIPGGFTSVAQFTLAYN from the coding sequence ATGAAGTTCGCTAAACTTGCCCTGGTTGTATGTATGAGTGTTGCTGGTATGAATTCTGCGCTGGCAGCAGGTCCTAGTGGCGATGCACCAACAGGTGTTGATCAGGGACACGGTCAAATTACTTTCACCGGTTCAATCATCGATGCGCCGTGCTCTATCTCTCCTGAGTCACAGGATCAGACAGTTCCACTGGGCGAAATTTCTTCTGCAGCCCTCAAAGATGGTGGCACGTCCACTGCAGTACCGTTTACGATTGACCTTGATAACTGCGACACGTCTGGTTTAACGGATAAGACAGTAAGCGTTACTTTCACCGGTGCTGCTTCCGATGTTGGAACTAATTTACTTGCGCTGAATGGCGACGCTAAAGGTGCAGGTATCGGTATTAAAGATGTAGCCGGCAATGATATTGTGTTAGGTACCGCTACGGACCCACAGAACGTAAATGACAGTAATAACCAGCTGCATTTCTCCGCTTTCTTGCAGGGTGATAATGCTTCAGGTGCAATCATTCCTGGTGGCTTTACTTCTGTAGCACAATTTACTTTGGCTTATAATTAA
- the tnpC gene encoding IS66 family transposase, with product MNDTSSDDILLLKQRLAEQEALNRALLEKLADREREIDHLQAQLDKLRRMNFGSRSEKVSRRIAQMEADLKALQKESDALTGRVDDPTMQRPLRQTRARKPFPESLPRDEKRLLPTEACCPDCGGALSYLGEDSAEQLELMRSAFRVIRTVREKHACTKCDAIVQAPAPSRPIERGIAGSGLLARVLTSKYAEHTPLYRQSEIYGRQGVELRRSLLSGWVDACCRLLSPLEEALQQYVLTDGKLHADDTPVPVLLPGNKKTKTGRLWTYVRDDRNAGSALAPAVWFAYSPDRKGIHPQTHLAGFSGVLQADAYAGFNELYREGHVQEAACWAHARRKIHDVHVRTPSPLTEEALKRIGELYDIEADIRGAPAEKRRAERQLKTKPLLTSLESWLREKMKTLSRHSELAKAFAYALNQWSALTYYAEDGWAEADNNIAENALRMVSPGRKNFLFFGSDHGGERGALLYSLIGTCRLNDVDPESYLRHVLDVIADWPVNRVSELLPWRVELPT from the coding sequence ATGAACGACACCTCTTCTGACGATATCCTTCTGCTGAAACAGCGCCTTGCCGAACAGGAAGCGCTGAACCGTGCCTTGCTGGAAAAACTGGCCGACCGGGAGCGTGAAATAGACCATCTGCAGGCGCAGCTGGATAAACTTCGCCGGATGAACTTCGGCAGTCGTTCCGAAAAAGTCTCCCGCCGTATCGCACAGATGGAAGCCGACCTGAAGGCGCTTCAGAAGGAAAGCGATGCGCTGACCGGTCGGGTGGATGACCCGACAATGCAGCGTCCGCTGCGTCAGACCCGCGCCCGTAAACCGTTCCCCGAATCACTCCCCCGTGATGAAAAAAGGTTGCTGCCGACAGAGGCATGCTGCCCGGACTGCGGCGGTGCGTTGAGTTATCTGGGTGAGGACAGCGCGGAACAGCTGGAGCTGATGCGCAGTGCCTTCCGGGTTATCCGGACGGTGCGGGAAAAGCACGCCTGCACAAAATGCGACGCTATCGTGCAGGCACCCGCCCCGTCACGTCCCATCGAGCGGGGTATCGCCGGGTCTGGTCTGCTTGCCCGGGTCCTGACGTCAAAATATGCAGAGCATACGCCACTGTACCGCCAGTCAGAGATATACGGCCGCCAGGGTGTGGAGTTGCGGCGGTCACTCCTGTCGGGCTGGGTGGATGCATGCTGCCGGTTGTTGTCCCCGCTGGAAGAGGCCTTGCAGCAATACGTGCTGACCGACGGGAAGCTCCACGCGGATGACACGCCGGTCCCGGTGCTGTTGCCAGGTAATAAGAAAACGAAGACCGGACGCTTATGGACATATGTTCGCGACGACCGTAACGCCGGGTCAGCGCTGGCCCCGGCAGTCTGGTTCGCCTACTCACCGGACAGAAAAGGCATCCATCCGCAGACTCATCTGGCCGGCTTCAGCGGTGTGCTGCAGGCCGATGCGTACGCCGGGTTCAACGAGCTCTACCGCGAAGGCCATGTACAGGAAGCCGCGTGCTGGGCACATGCCCGACGTAAAATCCATGACGTTCACGTCCGCACTCCGTCTCCGCTGACAGAAGAAGCCCTGAAACGTATCGGCGAGCTGTATGACATCGAGGCGGATATCAGGGGAGCACCGGCAGAGAAGCGCCGTGCGGAACGTCAGCTGAAAACGAAACCGTTACTGACATCACTGGAAAGCTGGCTGCGGGAAAAAATGAAAACCCTGTCGCGACACTCGGAGCTGGCGAAGGCGTTCGCGTATGCCCTGAACCAGTGGTCAGCCCTGACGTATTACGCAGAAGATGGCTGGGCTGAGGCAGATAACAACATCGCCGAGAATGCGCTGCGGATGGTCAGTCCGGGGCGAAAAAACTTCCTGTTCTTCGGTTCTGACCATGGTGGTGAGCGGGGAGCACTGCTGTACAGCCTGATCGGGACGTGCAGACTGAACGACGTGGATCCAGAAAGCTACCTTCGCCATGTGCTTGACGTTATCGCAGACTGGCCGGTCAATCGGGTGAGTGAACTGCTCCCCTGGCGCGTAGAACTGCCAACTTAA
- a CDS encoding fimbrial protein → MSVLCRYIKLISVICVLISFDISTAVAGSTSSTAYIKGTVRALTCTIADINVDFGNVTTTQIDGNSYKIQTIHPNITCEDLDSNSLAFAISGTTASFGSGLLATSVPGLGVQFKSNEGNIPLNSGKIDFDYTSSVPAIQLVLAKDSSVNLSGQDFTAAATLSVGYN, encoded by the coding sequence ATGAGTGTATTATGCAGATATATAAAACTAATCAGTGTCATTTGTGTTCTTATATCATTTGATATTAGTACGGCGGTGGCTGGTTCGACATCGTCTACCGCTTATATAAAAGGTACAGTGAGGGCTTTAACCTGTACTATTGCAGACATAAATGTTGACTTCGGAAATGTTACTACCACGCAGATAGACGGCAATTCATATAAGATTCAGACGATTCACCCAAATATAACATGCGAGGATCTCGATTCTAACAGTCTGGCGTTTGCGATTAGTGGTACTACAGCAAGCTTCGGAAGTGGGCTTTTGGCGACTTCTGTCCCTGGTTTAGGTGTGCAGTTTAAATCTAATGAGGGTAATATACCGTTGAATAGTGGTAAAATTGACTTTGATTACACATCATCAGTACCAGCTATTCAGCTTGTGTTAGCCAAAGACTCCTCTGTTAATTTGTCGGGCCAGGATTTTACAGCAGCTGCAACATTAAGTGTCGGCTATAACTGA
- a CDS encoding outer membrane usher protein: MKNNNQKSRPLPFRERIASATLSIVLSGVSICSHAEEIQFNTDVLDVKDRSNIDIGRFSKSGYIMPGAYDFSVSVNTQTLPEEYTVNFIDDPDSKNSSYACLTAEIVDQLGLKDSAKEKLIWKDKGQCLDINSLPGLTAKGDLGSSTLIINIPQAYMEYTAPDWDPPSRWDHGINGFLFDYNVNATSNWQHSDYNQDKDYSLSGNGTTGVNLGNWRFRADWQANLDHATGSGDNSQKKVDISRAYAYRPIPSIGAKLTVGDDYFDSDVFDSFRFVGASLDTDDNMLPPNLRGYAPEITGVARTNAKVTVSQQGRVLYDTQVAAGPFKIQDISDSVSGSLDVRVEEQDGSVQTYQVNTASVPYLTRPGSIRYKLAVGKPREYDYGSSDTENQDGTDNYNDSYDYSDYGPSFGSGEISWGISNGWSLYGGAIGGKDYNSLSLGVGRDMLALGAVALDFTGSRALVPQSDKSLTGGSVRVSYSKNFDEYDSQVTFAGYRFSQKDFMTMSEYLDAIHGDDTQENSKQKYTITFNKQFRKSGMSIYANFSHETYWNSPVNNYYNVSLSRTFDAFGFHNISLSLTAFKNKYNNTNDNGAYLGLTLPIGDNDSVSFNSSLSNNELSNSASYYNTIDDHNSYQLSAGESSDGPTASGYYTYLGDAAEVDSNMSYQANQFTSVGVSIKGGFTATSKGAALHRTNSMGEARLMVDVGDTANVPVQGYGATVRTNSMGVAVISDVNSYYRSKANIDINNLDNNVDVTNSVVQATLTEGAIGYRKFAVITGEKAMATIRLADGSAPPFGALITNKDKQQTGIVGDDGTVYLSGINANEEMNIEWDGKKQCSIILPSALPKDLTLSGINLLLPCK; this comes from the coding sequence GTGAAAAACAATAACCAAAAATCAAGACCATTGCCATTTAGAGAACGCATTGCTTCTGCAACGCTATCGATTGTATTAAGTGGGGTCAGTATTTGCTCACATGCCGAAGAAATTCAATTTAATACAGATGTCTTAGATGTCAAAGATAGAAGTAACATAGATATCGGCAGATTCTCTAAGTCTGGCTACATTATGCCTGGCGCTTACGATTTTAGTGTAAGTGTTAATACACAGACTTTACCCGAAGAGTACACTGTTAATTTCATCGACGATCCTGATTCAAAAAATAGCAGCTACGCATGTCTGACGGCTGAAATCGTTGATCAACTAGGCTTAAAAGATAGTGCAAAAGAAAAGTTGATTTGGAAAGATAAAGGGCAATGCCTTGATATCAACAGCCTTCCAGGTCTGACTGCAAAAGGTGATTTAGGATCTTCAACGCTTATAATAAATATTCCGCAAGCTTATATGGAATATACCGCGCCGGATTGGGATCCTCCATCTCGTTGGGATCATGGGATAAACGGTTTTTTGTTTGATTATAATGTCAATGCAACGTCTAATTGGCAGCATAGCGATTATAATCAAGATAAAGATTATTCCCTTAGTGGTAATGGCACAACTGGGGTAAATTTAGGAAATTGGCGCTTCCGTGCCGATTGGCAGGCGAATTTAGATCATGCAACCGGGTCTGGTGACAATAGTCAAAAAAAGGTAGATATCAGTCGAGCCTACGCATATAGACCGATTCCTTCAATAGGCGCTAAACTAACCGTAGGTGATGATTACTTTGACTCTGACGTATTCGATAGCTTCCGTTTTGTAGGGGCAAGCCTCGATACTGACGATAATATGTTACCTCCCAACTTACGTGGCTATGCACCAGAGATTACCGGTGTCGCGAGAACAAATGCAAAAGTTACTGTCAGCCAACAAGGCAGGGTACTCTATGATACACAGGTGGCGGCAGGGCCATTCAAAATTCAAGATATTAGTGATTCCGTATCTGGGAGCTTAGATGTACGCGTTGAAGAGCAAGACGGTTCGGTACAAACATATCAAGTTAATACGGCAAGCGTTCCCTATCTAACACGACCAGGGAGTATCCGTTACAAGCTTGCTGTAGGTAAGCCTCGCGAATATGACTATGGCTCGTCAGACACAGAGAATCAAGACGGTACTGATAATTACAATGACAGCTATGATTATAGTGATTATGGCCCTTCATTCGGCTCCGGTGAGATTTCTTGGGGTATAAGTAACGGCTGGTCTCTTTATGGAGGCGCTATTGGCGGCAAAGACTATAATTCCCTTTCGCTTGGGGTTGGTCGTGATATGCTGGCATTGGGTGCTGTGGCTCTTGATTTTACAGGTTCTCGAGCCTTGGTCCCTCAAAGTGATAAAAGCCTCACCGGTGGGTCAGTGCGCGTAAGCTATTCTAAAAACTTTGATGAGTACGATAGCCAAGTGACTTTTGCAGGCTACCGTTTCTCTCAAAAAGATTTTATGACAATGAGTGAGTACCTCGATGCAATCCATGGTGATGATACACAAGAAAATAGCAAACAAAAATACACAATAACGTTCAATAAGCAATTCCGTAAGTCAGGAATGAGCATTTATGCTAATTTTAGTCATGAAACTTATTGGAATAGCCCAGTAAATAACTACTACAACGTCTCACTTTCGCGTACGTTTGACGCGTTTGGTTTTCATAACATAAGTCTTTCTTTGACAGCATTTAAAAACAAATATAACAATACAAATGATAATGGGGCCTACTTGGGCCTTACACTACCCATTGGCGATAACGATAGCGTGAGTTTTAACTCATCGCTCAGTAACAATGAGCTAAGCAATAGTGCTAGCTATTATAATACTATTGACGATCATAATAGCTATCAGTTAAGTGCCGGGGAGTCCAGCGACGGACCAACAGCAAGCGGCTATTATACCTATTTAGGAGATGCGGCTGAAGTTGATAGTAATATGAGCTATCAGGCAAATCAGTTCACTTCCGTAGGTGTGAGTATAAAAGGTGGGTTTACAGCGACATCAAAAGGCGCTGCATTACATCGTACGAACTCAATGGGTGAGGCCAGGTTGATGGTTGATGTTGGAGATACCGCTAATGTACCTGTTCAGGGATACGGTGCAACTGTACGTACAAATAGCATGGGTGTAGCGGTGATTTCAGATGTAAATAGTTATTACCGTAGTAAAGCAAATATCGATATTAATAATCTCGATAACAACGTTGATGTCACAAATTCCGTTGTACAAGCAACACTGACTGAAGGTGCAATTGGTTATCGTAAGTTCGCCGTGATTACCGGCGAAAAAGCAATGGCAACAATACGGCTTGCAGATGGCTCAGCACCTCCATTTGGGGCATTAATAACAAATAAAGATAAGCAACAAACCGGAATCGTTGGCGATGATGGGACTGTTTATTTAAGTGGTATTAATGCCAACGAAGAAATGAATATAGAGTGGGATGGTAAAAAACAATGTTCGATTATACTACCGAGTGCGCTGCCTAAGGATTTAACATTGTCAGGAATCAACCTGCTGCTTCCATGCAAATAA